Proteins found in one Plasmodium relictum strain SGS1 genome assembly, chromosome: 13 genomic segment:
- a CDS encoding WW domain-binding protein 11, putative, producing the protein MPKKNIKSIIPTDAYRKQQKKKEKKKKKKERALQLENIISKKNPHTIKEKLDIYRKKEKQGKLLPIEKNKLKHYEHLWNLIKEKIKNKNYFYNNNDNIYNINENLEEKCDETYENVLENKYIEVDSDKKLNKSNSDTNDSDSKNESDDSSSSYSTGEEIIKNDNIYISKNVEVDELKSNMKNDEDFFLESLPSLPKGLPDDLIRILENSNIIESNMHSKMNENMYINNIKYMPFNVTNVNYAYNNEHNNFTNNHNLYPYIHYDLCNKKKSLNIEHNKEKDQMKEIKNVNKQNYNIFENNQKKQNCLYENPSYYLTNEKNKVLSNYQNYLSNNNNINRNINNNFNNNNNNNNNNNNNNNNNNNNNNNNNNNNNNNDNDNDNDNDNDNNNNNNDNNNDDNNNNDDNKNYTNNNNNFNSNISNFTNGNFNNNINTITSDSINENKNTGNFVYPKYNSNHLKYKNNINYSNNFNNYHNNTNNNLNFYPYYNNTYDYFNNAFNSNFKNFNSNTFNDSNYNSSYNYNYNYNYNNLNNSNYFVSTHNNMNSNIHKDFNNLKNYADKNSNSNYMNVNNNIYYTEKKDKKPKDNYNTSNCGLNSKKLNNFDLNLSMNKSNIKEDKYEQKTHYFVPINLRLKNKLDDLCETKINVIKNENNNNNNDNDKNINIDQEYNKFIKEVDLN; encoded by the coding sequence atgccaaaaaaaaatataaaaagtattattCCAACTGACGCTTATAGAAAACAacagaagaaaaaagaaaaaaaaaaaaagaaaaaagaaagagcCTTGCAActagaaaatattataagtaaaaaaaaccCACACacaattaaagaaaaattagatatctatagaaaaaaagaaaagcaaGGAAAATTATTAccaattgaaaaaaataaattaaaacattatGAGCATTTATggaatttaataaaagaaaaaataaaaaataaaaattatttttataataataatgacaatatatataacataaatgaaaatttagagGAAAAATGTGATGAAACTTACGAAAAtgttttagaaaataaatatatagaagTTGATAgtgataaaaaattaaataaatccAATTCCGATACTAATGATTCTGACTCCAAAAATGAATCAGATGATTCTTCATCTTCTTACAGTACTGGtgaagaaattataaaaaatgataacatatatatttcaaagaATGTTGAAGTAGATGAATTAAAAtcaaatatgaaaaatgatgaagatttttttttagaatccTTGCCTTCTTTACCTAAAGGATTGCCTGATGATCTTATCAGAATCTTAGAAAATTCCAATATAATAGAAAGCAATATGCACAGCAAAATGAATGAAAACatgtatattaataatataaaatatatgccTTTTAATGTAACTAATGTTAACTATGCTTACAATAATGAGCACAATAATTTCACAAATAATCATAACCTATATCCGTATATACATTACGatttatgtaataaaaaaaaatccttGAATATAGAacataataaagaaaaagatcaAATGAAAGAAATCAAAAATGTAAAcaaacaaaattataatatttttgaaaacaatcaaaaaaaacaaaactGTCTATATGAAAACCCAAGTTATTACCTAActaatgaaaaaaacaaaGTATTATCCaattatcaaaattatttatcaAATAACAACAATATAAACAGAAATATTAACAATaactttaataataataataataataataataataataataataataataataataataataataataataataataataataataataataataacaatgatAATGACAATGATAATGACAATGATAatgacaataataataataataatgataataataatgatgataataataataatgatgataataaaaattataccaataataataataactttAATAGTAATATCAGTAATTTCACTAATGGCAATTTCAATAATAACATTAATACTATAACTTCAGATTCAatcaatgaaaataaaaacacaGGAAATTTTGTTTATCCCAAATATAACTcaaatcatttaaaatataaaaataatataaattattctaacaattttaataattatcataacaatacaaataataatttgaatttttatccatattataataatacataTGATTATTTCAATAATGCTTTTAACagtaattttaaaaactttAATTCAAACACCTTTAACGATTCAAATTATAATAGTAGTtacaattataattataattacaattataataatttaaataatagtaattatTTTGTTTCTACACATAACAATATGAACAGTAATATTCATAaagattttaataatttaaaaaattacgcAGATAAAAACAGTAATTCCAATTACATGAATGTGAACAATAACATTTATTATACTGAgaaaaaagacaaaaaaccaaaagataattataataCATCAAATTGTGGTTTAAATtccaaaaaattaaataactttgatttaaatttaagtatgaataaatcaaatattaAAGAAGATAAATACGAACAGAAAACTCACTATTTTGTTCCTATTAATTTAAGattaaagaataaattaGATGATTTATGTGAGACGAAAATTAAcgtaattaaaaatgaaaataacaataataataatgataatgataaaaatattaatatagatCAGGAATATAATAAGTTTATAAAAGAAGTTGATttgaattag
- the RRP41 gene encoding exosome complex exonuclease RRP41, putative: MSIQEYINEEGYRIDGRKSNECRLIKIHLGNENIFTDEDGFAFFEIGNTKILSYVQGPTELKKSDDKCSIKCEVFLSPFSVYEKKKKKTKDNLTNEISAYIRNICENIILLDLYKNSEISIFLYIIERDGGLKHAAINTCLLALIDAGIAIKYFISSCSVLYLQNNIIVDANQLEINSGSPELTLVIELNTHKIVLLEFDAEVPIDIFESMVKTCIECCIHLGNIMKLTVKENAIKLLSLNNILNA, encoded by the coding sequence atgTCAATtcaagaatatataaatgaggAGGGATATAGAATTGATGGAAGAAAATCAAATGAATGtagattaataaaaattcatttaggtaatgaaaatatatttacagATGAAGATGGATTTGCTTTTTTTGAAATAGGcaatacaaaaatattatccTACGTACAGGGTCCTACTGAACTAAAAAAATCAGATGATAAATGTTCGATAAAATGCGAAGTATTTTTGTCTCCTTTTAGtgtttatgaaaaaaaaaaaaaaaaaacaaaagataATTTAACAAATGAAATAAGTGcatatataagaaatatatgtgaaaatattatattattagatTTATATAAGAATTCAGAAATaagcatttttttatatattatagaaAGAGATGGGGGTTTAAAGCATGCTGCTATAAACACATGCTTACTGGCATTAATTGATGCAGGTATAGCAATTAAATACTTTATATCATCCTGTTCAGTTTTATATCTACAAAACAACATAATAGTAGATGCTAATCAATTAGAAATAAATTCAGGTTCTCCTGAATTAACACTAGTTATTGAACTAAATACACAtaaaattgttttattaGAATTTGATGCAGAAGTTCCTATTGATATATTTGAATCAATGGTGAAAACATGTATTGAATGTTGTATTCATTTAGGTAATATTATGAAGTTAACGGTAAAAGAAAATGccataaaattattaagtttaaataatattttaaatgctTGA